One Novipirellula artificiosorum DNA segment encodes these proteins:
- a CDS encoding RNA polymerase sigma factor: MSDRDHWVLDEDQKSIFTNWLEEHGSSVMKVARAYTLTSEESQDLAQEILLQAWQSLSRFQGKASAATWFYRVALHTAMNWHRKDRPRRTRQQPLMEVQTVTTDESSSAEQVQQCETVEQLYAAIAQLPNTDAALVLLYLDDLSYREMAEVLGISENNVGVKLNRAKKALSALMNSESHKLGESDES; the protein is encoded by the coding sequence TTGTCTGACAGAGATCATTGGGTGCTTGACGAAGATCAAAAGTCGATATTTACGAACTGGCTTGAGGAACATGGCTCCTCAGTCATGAAGGTCGCTCGCGCCTACACGCTCACCAGTGAGGAATCGCAGGACCTCGCTCAGGAAATCTTGCTTCAAGCGTGGCAGTCGCTATCGCGATTTCAAGGGAAGGCAAGTGCGGCGACGTGGTTCTATCGTGTGGCTCTGCACACGGCAATGAATTGGCATCGCAAGGACAGGCCGCGACGAACCAGGCAACAACCGCTGATGGAAGTGCAAACGGTGACGACTGACGAGTCCAGCAGTGCCGAACAGGTGCAACAATGCGAGACCGTCGAGCAACTCTACGCGGCCATTGCTCAGTTACCGAATACCGACGCCGCGCTCGTGTTGCTGTACTTGGACGACCTGAGCTACCGAGAGATGGCCGAAGTGTTGGGCATTTCGGAGAACAACGTGGGAGTGAAGTTGAATCGGGCGAAAAAGGCTCTCAGCGCGCTGATGAACAGTGAGTCCCATAAATTGGGGGAATCCGATGAGTCTTGA
- a CDS encoding serine hydrolase domain-containing protein has product MSLDKYQQAWKAEASQVQVTFDADLLSKEVQQSHDTFRSLIFWRDVREVGTSLVMIPIWFVMGIGMSLPWTWYLTVPALLWIAGFMLVDRRRHPQRPSDPGEPLLFYVKESRAQVEHQIWLLRNVFWWYLLPPSISIMAFFTNVAWDSSESWLGFIFVAGFEGIFLFLLYGWVYRLNQRAVRDQLEPRRIDLQKLITYLEGESPAEDSSEMIDIVSALSGTDGNAGLSPNWARWAENWNRIIPSWREVAIILVPTLVGASLGFRFPLTDMGPVFFQSVVAAVIPFEIAFFGLWYLSYRRHKEHPFSGKGSVRLNTPAIVTIVMITVISTLAFAAIFSCFRELMSRRGPGLDDISAFVDDDIKHIDTWLQSLTDSSYPSLSAVVVRDGEIVYQGAVGFEDIEIRRPATARTQYHVASVTKVFTASLAVMLHEQGVIDLDQAAASYLPNDVRISTTPELGATITLRQLASHTSGLPSGVPGQVQSGEGRYELEPQRLYDHLASVELISNPGDGKEYSNLGFGLLGHVLERAANKPIDRLLQEMLCDPLQLNNTAIEGDAKLHPATGYARKSRGGAVQTHSLQERLAGSGGLVTTTEDLGKFLIAQMKPGVFSNEMLGQLHTETKLPSGSPSGTALGWSVKSIDGVGRILEKNGSRSNCSAWIGFSPEDGVGVAVVTNCGGPIVDPIGRKLLERSISLSQRKLVTKDGYAKVAPYTGVRWENGRPIVRVHDRWTPLVSIDGIPIDRIMDFANQEYGEIAHKRFAEDLVEVLSTMGHEPKWELTLGLESTSGQVEQLPIRMTEQNRKLAQKYLRDR; this is encoded by the coding sequence ATGAGTCTTGACAAATACCAACAAGCGTGGAAGGCCGAAGCATCGCAAGTGCAAGTAACGTTCGACGCGGACTTGCTGTCGAAGGAAGTCCAGCAGTCGCACGATACTTTTCGGTCGTTGATCTTCTGGCGCGACGTTCGAGAGGTTGGAACGTCGCTGGTGATGATCCCTATCTGGTTCGTGATGGGCATCGGCATGTCACTGCCCTGGACGTGGTATTTGACCGTGCCCGCGCTGCTATGGATTGCCGGCTTCATGTTGGTAGATCGTCGTCGTCACCCTCAACGGCCAAGTGATCCAGGCGAACCACTGTTGTTCTATGTGAAGGAATCACGGGCTCAGGTCGAGCATCAGATCTGGTTGCTACGGAATGTGTTTTGGTGGTACCTGCTGCCGCCTTCAATTTCGATCATGGCGTTTTTTACAAATGTTGCATGGGATAGTAGCGAGAGTTGGCTTGGATTCATTTTTGTCGCTGGATTTGAAGGAATCTTTCTGTTTCTTCTTTACGGCTGGGTCTATCGACTGAATCAACGGGCCGTTCGAGATCAACTCGAGCCGCGACGAATCGATCTCCAGAAACTCATCACGTATTTGGAAGGCGAAAGCCCTGCTGAAGACTCCAGCGAGATGATCGATATTGTTTCCGCTTTGTCGGGAACCGATGGAAACGCTGGGTTGAGTCCCAACTGGGCCCGTTGGGCCGAGAACTGGAATCGGATCATACCGTCGTGGCGTGAAGTGGCCATCATCCTCGTCCCCACGCTGGTCGGAGCGTCCCTTGGATTCCGATTTCCGCTCACTGACATGGGGCCTGTGTTTTTCCAGTCCGTAGTCGCGGCTGTGATTCCATTCGAGATTGCTTTTTTCGGCCTCTGGTATCTTTCTTACCGACGTCACAAGGAGCATCCGTTCTCGGGCAAAGGCAGCGTCCGCCTCAACACACCGGCGATTGTCACGATCGTCATGATCACGGTGATTTCGACTTTAGCCTTCGCCGCAATCTTTTCATGCTTCAGGGAGTTGATGTCGCGACGGGGGCCTGGCTTGGATGACATCAGTGCATTTGTCGACGATGACATCAAGCACATCGACACTTGGTTGCAAAGCCTGACGGATTCGTCTTATCCCAGCCTCAGCGCTGTCGTCGTTCGTGACGGTGAGATTGTCTACCAGGGTGCAGTCGGATTTGAGGATATTGAGATACGACGGCCAGCGACAGCGCGAACTCAATATCATGTCGCATCGGTGACCAAGGTGTTCACGGCATCACTAGCGGTGATGTTGCATGAACAGGGAGTGATCGATCTGGACCAGGCGGCGGCAAGCTATCTTCCAAACGACGTTCGGATAAGCACCACGCCTGAGCTTGGAGCAACCATCACTCTGCGGCAGCTTGCGTCGCACACCTCGGGCTTACCGAGCGGCGTTCCAGGCCAGGTTCAATCGGGCGAAGGTCGGTACGAATTGGAACCCCAGCGGCTCTATGATCATTTGGCCAGCGTCGAATTGATTTCCAATCCCGGCGATGGCAAGGAGTATTCCAACCTGGGATTCGGATTGCTTGGGCATGTACTCGAGAGGGCCGCAAATAAGCCGATCGATCGATTGTTGCAAGAGATGCTTTGCGATCCGCTGCAACTGAACAACACCGCAATCGAAGGCGACGCCAAGCTTCACCCAGCCACCGGCTATGCTAGAAAAAGTCGCGGCGGTGCGGTGCAAACGCATTCTCTCCAAGAACGATTGGCAGGTTCCGGTGGCTTGGTCACGACCACCGAAGACCTGGGAAAGTTTCTGATAGCTCAGATGAAACCGGGCGTGTTCAGCAACGAGATGCTCGGCCAACTTCATACGGAAACGAAGCTGCCCAGTGGATCGCCATCGGGGACTGCGCTCGGATGGTCGGTAAAATCGATCGATGGCGTAGGTCGTATCCTGGAAAAAAATGGCAGTCGCAGCAATTGTAGTGCGTGGATCGGGTTCTCGCCGGAAGACGGAGTCGGCGTTGCAGTGGTAACCAATTGCGGTGGACCGATTGTCGATCCGATCGGCCGCAAGTTGTTGGAGCGGTCCATTTCCCTTTCGCAAAGGAAACTGGTGACAAAGGATGGCTATGCGAAGGTGGCACCCTATACCGGCGTCCGCTGGGAAAACGGCCGGCCCATCGTTCGTGTGCATGACCGTTGGACTCCGCTCGTTTCAATCGATGGCATACCGATCGATCGTATCATGGATTTTGCAAACCAAGAGTACGGCGAGATTGCACACAAACGATTTGCCGAAGACTTGGTTGAGGTCTTGTCAACGATGGGTCACGAGCCAAAGTGGGAATTGACTTTGGGTCTCGAATCCACAAGTGGGCAGGTCGAGCAGTTACCGATTCGGATGACTGAACAGAATCGCAAACTTGCACAAAAATACTTGCGGGATCGCTGA
- a CDS encoding protein kinase domain-containing protein, translated as MNGQPLNRCDIAKLDALLRGTLSQDEAADVEAHLSGCRTCAERIQLAAVPETSWDEAQSLLSLDEFDGLSSLASASSLFPSDADDHVDSPTKDLLSREISGWLDPTDDPAMLGRFAGYEIVGIIGHGGMGIVLKGFERSLNRYVAIKILAPRLATNGSARKRFAREAQAAAAVRHDNVIAIHRVDEWHGLPFLTMPYVGGVSLQKRIDREGPLSIEQTLRVGVQIAAGLAAAHAQGLVHRDIKPANILLEHGVERVTITDFGLARAADDASVTRTGVIAGTPQYMSPEQAEAKPLDARSDLFSLGSVLYVMATGRPPFRGEGSFDVLKRIVNEPARCMREIEPKVPEWFECVVNRLHAKSPDQRPQSAEAVAELLEDCLAHVQQPTTFPLPESVATLSAKQGNRPPLKKFIAAAACAFSLIFAGVLIVLELNKGTLTIESDADNVPIRIKHNEDIVKRLLVSRDGATTRLHAGQYTLEIDGPQLTYDIADGTVIVKRGATNIAKVTYAESNDHAAEQLTPRQSLSAAVIEFNNMYSKDGRGRPQQPLTQDEIIACLLWRLGNGELSDELAEASRMMLDTRERLMPAGWQLTGGLKRRRHENGSTHTWEVNLETDGLSRPISIRQTAISPPESMRTVSVTREGGIETIPLASVIESFNATWQNHDDFESTSHRALIHGLELPPLTIDEVLAAISLSLSTRDEGGMYDSTFQRLQATAATHRLPADVRFELIHSIKNDIDQWFTTSLIRMLVPSIGNSESPYLLTVRRQFIETDSNKPAATHWGKPDRNGLQAGVRLVPAQRTYQHGQVVDIEFLYRSTTSKKVPATLPATFQFGKVSGIRLERVSFVQPKWPDGSVHTLIGNEPVVVRGHRMQICFDSDEALKPGVNLKAITRPKANHYVRIAVPNPGDGAADAPLDISDRLFFSIPSLTPPKVLPISELHYYQHWGTSVPGYRRPEQSTPDPEFIDPFQIGVSLGPADKSQVPAYYSSGLQVIKVAPYSPADYVGIEVGDILLSWEGNQIYGDDPNKPFVNYNGPNNQLRAALEMNAKSKGWATFNMDFDLLDHRSGEVIRIFPWFGETAGGSPNKTEVIRRLMDRKRLREESSGKD; from the coding sequence ATGAACGGCCAACCACTCAATCGATGCGATATTGCAAAGCTGGATGCGCTGCTGCGTGGTACTCTTTCCCAAGATGAAGCCGCGGACGTGGAAGCTCACCTGTCCGGTTGCAGAACTTGTGCCGAGCGAATTCAGCTTGCGGCGGTACCCGAAACGTCGTGGGATGAAGCTCAGTCGTTGCTTTCGCTGGACGAGTTCGACGGGTTATCGAGTTTGGCGTCAGCCAGTTCACTGTTTCCGTCAGACGCTGACGATCACGTCGATTCGCCAACGAAAGATCTACTGTCGCGGGAAATCTCCGGCTGGCTTGATCCGACTGATGATCCGGCGATGCTTGGGCGGTTTGCCGGATATGAAATCGTGGGCATCATCGGCCATGGCGGTATGGGAATCGTCCTGAAGGGGTTTGAGCGATCACTCAATCGGTACGTGGCAATCAAGATCTTGGCTCCGCGTTTGGCGACGAATGGATCGGCTCGAAAGCGATTCGCTCGCGAAGCTCAAGCAGCCGCGGCCGTGCGGCACGACAATGTGATCGCGATTCATCGTGTCGACGAATGGCATGGACTGCCATTCCTGACAATGCCGTACGTGGGTGGTGTTTCGTTACAGAAACGCATTGACCGCGAAGGCCCGCTGAGTATCGAACAAACACTACGTGTCGGAGTGCAGATCGCGGCCGGACTTGCAGCGGCTCATGCCCAGGGGCTCGTACATCGCGACATCAAACCGGCCAACATCCTGTTGGAGCACGGCGTTGAACGTGTCACGATCACGGACTTTGGCCTTGCTCGTGCAGCCGACGACGCCTCAGTCACTCGCACCGGTGTGATCGCGGGAACACCGCAGTATATGTCACCGGAACAGGCGGAGGCGAAACCGCTCGACGCGCGTAGCGATCTGTTCAGTCTCGGCAGCGTGCTCTACGTGATGGCCACCGGACGCCCGCCATTTCGAGGAGAGGGTAGCTTCGATGTCCTGAAACGTATCGTCAACGAACCGGCGCGATGCATGCGCGAGATCGAACCAAAAGTTCCCGAATGGTTTGAATGCGTGGTGAATCGGCTCCACGCCAAATCACCGGACCAGCGGCCACAATCCGCGGAAGCTGTTGCCGAGCTACTCGAAGACTGCCTCGCTCACGTCCAGCAACCAACAACATTTCCGCTTCCGGAATCCGTTGCCACGCTGTCAGCCAAACAAGGCAATCGCCCGCCGTTGAAGAAGTTCATCGCCGCCGCAGCCTGCGCCTTCTCGCTGATCTTCGCGGGTGTGTTGATCGTGTTGGAGCTCAACAAAGGCACGCTGACGATCGAATCGGACGCCGACAATGTTCCCATCAGGATCAAGCACAACGAAGACATCGTGAAGCGGCTGTTGGTGAGTCGCGACGGAGCAACAACACGCTTACATGCGGGACAGTACACGCTCGAAATCGACGGACCGCAATTGACTTACGACATTGCCGATGGAACTGTGATCGTCAAACGAGGCGCGACCAACATCGCGAAAGTCACTTACGCAGAAAGCAACGATCATGCTGCGGAACAATTAACGCCACGGCAAAGTTTGTCAGCTGCAGTCATTGAATTCAACAACATGTATTCAAAAGACGGAAGAGGCAGGCCGCAGCAGCCTCTCACACAAGATGAGATCATAGCGTGTCTGCTGTGGAGATTGGGAAACGGCGAACTATCGGACGAACTCGCGGAAGCATCGCGGATGATGCTCGACACCCGAGAACGACTTATGCCCGCAGGTTGGCAACTCACCGGCGGGCTCAAGCGTCGTCGACATGAGAATGGAAGCACTCATACCTGGGAAGTGAATCTGGAGACGGATGGACTCTCCAGGCCCATTTCCATTCGTCAAACAGCGATCAGTCCGCCAGAATCGATGAGAACCGTAAGCGTAACACGGGAGGGTGGCATTGAAACGATTCCGCTTGCGTCTGTGATTGAATCCTTCAATGCAACCTGGCAGAATCACGACGACTTTGAGAGCACTTCCCATCGAGCCCTTATTCACGGCCTTGAACTGCCTCCTCTGACAATCGATGAAGTCCTCGCAGCTATCTCGCTGTCGCTATCCACCCGCGATGAAGGGGGCATGTATGACTCAACTTTTCAACGTCTGCAGGCCACTGCCGCAACGCATCGGTTGCCCGCGGACGTTCGATTTGAGTTGATTCATTCGATTAAAAACGACATCGACCAGTGGTTCACAACTTCGCTGATCCGCATGCTTGTGCCGAGCATCGGCAACTCAGAATCACCGTACCTGCTCACCGTTCGGCGGCAATTCATTGAAACCGATTCCAACAAGCCTGCGGCGACACACTGGGGAAAACCTGACCGCAATGGATTGCAGGCGGGTGTTCGACTGGTGCCTGCTCAGCGAACCTATCAACATGGACAGGTTGTGGATATCGAGTTCCTGTACCGGAGCACTACCAGCAAAAAAGTCCCGGCTACATTGCCTGCTACCTTTCAATTCGGAAAAGTCTCAGGGATTCGCCTCGAACGCGTAAGCTTTGTGCAGCCCAAGTGGCCTGATGGTTCGGTCCACACGTTGATTGGCAACGAACCGGTGGTTGTGCGAGGGCATCGAATGCAAATCTGCTTTGACAGTGACGAAGCATTGAAGCCCGGCGTCAACCTGAAGGCAATCACGCGGCCTAAAGCGAATCACTACGTGCGGATCGCGGTGCCGAATCCTGGCGACGGTGCTGCGGACGCACCGCTTGACATCTCTGATCGCCTTTTTTTCAGCATCCCTTCGCTCACGCCTCCCAAAGTTCTTCCGATATCTGAATTGCATTACTATCAACATTGGGGGACGTCCGTGCCTGGATACCGGCGCCCTGAGCAATCGACTCCCGACCCTGAGTTCATCGATCCCTTTCAAATTGGCGTGTCGCTCGGGCCCGCCGATAAGAGCCAAGTTCCCGCGTACTACTCCAGCGGACTGCAAGTCATTAAAGTAGCACCGTACAGCCCCGCAGATTATGTGGGCATCGAGGTTGGCGACATCCTGCTCTCATGGGAGGGTAATCAGATTTACGGTGACGATCCGAACAAACCCTTTGTGAACTACAACGGCCCGAACAACCAACTGCGCGCGGCACTTGAGATGAATGCCAAGAGCAAGGGGTGGGCAACGTTCAACATGGATTTTGATTTGCTGGATCACCGCTCGGGTGAAGTAATCCGTATTTTTCCGTGGTTTGGTGAAACGGCAGGCGGCAGTCCCAACAAAACGGAGGTGATCAGACGCTTAATGGATCGCAAACGTCTTCGCGAAGAGTCGAGCGGGAAGGATTAG